The DNA sequence GATCCCGAGCGCGGCCATCAGCTCGACGGCGCCGGCCGCGCTCATCCAGCCGCCGAGCGGGCGCAGGGTGCTGCCGACGATCGTGCGGAGCATGGCGGTGGCGGAGCCGCTGCGGGCCTCGAGGTCCTCGCGCGCGGGGGCGTCCGCCGCCTCCCCGTCGCGCACCACACGCCCGCCGGCGTCCCGCGCCGCCTCCTCCACCTGCCCGCTCATTCCGTGATCAGCTGCCCCAGCACATCCCGCACGGCCGCCATCCCCACCGCGACCTCCTCGAAGCTCGTGCTCAGCGGCGACAGTCCGATGCGGAGGCCGTCCGGGTCGCGGTAGTCGGGGATCACGTCGCGCTCCCACAGCCGCGCCGTGACCTCCCGCATCGCCGGGTGGTTCAGCGTGACGTGGCCGCCGCGCTGCGCAGGGTCGCGCGGGCTCGCCAGCGTCACCCCGAGCGGCGTCAGCCAGGTGTCGGCGAGCCGCACCGCGAACGTCGTGAGCGCGACGGACTTCGCACGCACCGCGTCGATCCCGCACTCCGCGATCATCGCGACCGTGTCCTGGAGGGCGAGCATCCCGACGATCGGGGGAGTCCCGGAGATGAAGCGGCGGACGCCGTCGGCGGGCTGGTACTCGGGCCCCATCAGGAAGACGTCGCGCACGCCCATCCAGCCCTGGATCGGCTGCACGAGCCGGCGCTGCAGACGCTCGTTCACGTAGCCGAACGCGGGCGAGCCTGGCCCGCCGTTCAGATACTTGTAGGTGCAGCCGACGGCGAGGTCCACGTCCCACGCGTCGAGCTCGACCGGTACGGAGCCGGCGGAGTGGCAGAGGTCCCAGAGCACGAGCGCGCCCGCGTCATGGACGATCCGCGTGATGGTGCGGGCGTCGGCGAGGAAGCCGGAGCGGTAGGCGACGTGGCTCAGCACGACGAGCGCGGTGCGCGGCCCGACCGCCGCCGCGACCTGCTCGGGCGTCACGCCGGCCTCGGTGTCCGCCTCGATCCAGACCAGCGAGAGCCCGCGCTCCCGCGCGATCCCGTCGAGCACGTAGCGGTCGGTCGGGAAGTTGTCGGTGTCGAGCACGATCTCGCTGCGCTCGGGGAGGGAATCCACGGCGGCGCGGGCGAGCTTGTAGAGCAGCACGGTGGTGGAGTCGCCGATGAACGTCTGACCCGCCGCGGACCCGAGCGCCGTCGCGCCGAGGGCGTCGCCGATGCGGAACGGCAGCTCCATCCACTCCTCGTCCCAGCCGCGGATGAGCCGGCCGCCCCAGCCGTCCACGAGGAACCGGTGGATCCGCTCGACACTCGCGAGCGTGGGGCGCCCGAGCGAGTTGCCGTCGAAGTACGCGGCGACCGGGGAGGCGGTGCCGAGGTCGGGGGCGCCGTCGGCGGGGGCGACGCCGACGAAGCGCTCGCGGAAGTGCGCGAGCGGGTCGGCCGCGTCGAGGTCGCGCGCGGCGCCGAGCGCGTCGCCGGCGAGGGTGTCGGCGTCGGCCGCCGCGGCCTCGTCGTCGAGCGGGTCGTAGGCGAACAGGTCGTCGGGGATGTCGGTCATGGGGTGTCCTGTCCTGGCGGTCGGGAGGCGGTGGAGGTGGTGGTGATGTTCGCGAGGTCGGGGACGCGCACGCCGCGGACGGTGGCGAGCCAGGCGGGGAGGTCGCGGTCGTCGGCGGGAGGTGGGGTGGGGATCCAGGCGACGCGGGGGCCGAGGCGGTTTTCGTCGGTCGCGGTCGCGGTCTCGCCCAACGGCTCTGCCGCGCGGCCTGCGATCGTGCGCACGAGCGCGGCACCCGTCAGCCCGGCCTCCTGCAGCGCCGCGAGCTCCCGTGCGTTCACGCCAACGGGGAGGTCGCCGTTACCGAGGTCGGTGCCGTAGAGCACGCGCCCGCCTGCGGCGACGAACCGGCGGAGGTTGTCGACGGCGGTGCGGTACTGCCCGGTCGGGACACCCCAGCCGTGGATGTCGAGCGTGCTGATCCACGTCATCCCGCGCTGGGCGGACTCTGCGATGAGCACGTCGTCCAGTCGCTCGGTGAACGGCGTGTGCGCGAGCTGGTCGACGCCGGCCTTCACCGCGCGGGCGGTCTGCCCCGGCCCCTGGACGTGCGCGACGACCGGCAGCCCGGCCGCGTGGGATTCCTCCACAATCGCGGCGAGAGTCGAGTTGTCCACGGTTTCGCCGGCGTCGCTGTTGAGGGCCACCTTGATGCGGGAGGCTCCCAGCATGACCTGTTTCCGCACCGCCTGCCTGGCCTCGCGCGGGCCGCCCACCTCGGCCGCAGCGCCCTCCGGCGCCCAGCCGGACGCCACCGGGTAGCCGCCCGGGGCGGTGATCAGCGCGCCCGCGATCGCGACCGCCGGCCGGCCAGGGAGGTCGGCCCGCCAGGAGGTCGCGACCTCCGGGATCCAGCCGAGGTCGACCGCGTGCGTGATGCCGCCGGCGAAGAGTGCGCCCGGGTCGGTGAGGCCGAGGTGCGTGTGGTGGTCGATGAGCGATGGGATGAGGGTGCCGCCGAGGAGCGGGCTGGTGGGGCGGAGCGGGCTGTTGGGCAGGCGCGGGCTGGCGGGGAGGAGCGGGCCGGTGGAGTCGGCCGGCGCGGGTGCGTCCGTGACGGGGTTCGGGACGGCGTCCGCGAGCGTGAGCTGATCACCGTCGACGGTGAAGAGCGTCGGCCCGTCGAAGCCGTCGCCGGTCCAGACCGCGTCCACCTGGATGGTCCGGTTCGGCGCGAGCGGGTCGCTCACTCCGGCGCCCCGATCTCGGTCCGCACCGCGAACAGCTCGGGGAAGAACGTCAGGTCCAGCGCCTTCTGCAGGAAGCTGACGCCGGTCGAGCCTCCGGTGCCCGTCTTCATACCGATGGTGCGCTGCACGGTCTTGAGGTGGCGGAACCGCCAGAGCTGGAAGTTGTCCTCCAGGTCCACGAATTCCTCGCACGCCTCGTACTCGCTCCAGTGCTCCGCGGCGTGCTCGTAGATGTCGCGGAACACCGGCACGAGCTCCGGGGTGAACACGTGCGCCTGCGTCACATCGCGGTCGAGCAGCGACTGCGGCACGGCGTGCCCGGCGCGCGCCAGGTAGCGCAGGAACTCGTCGTAGACGCTCGGCGCCTCCAGCAGCTCGGTGAGCAGGGCGAGTGCTCCCGGGTCGTCGCGGAAGACCGACAGCATCCTCCGGTTCTTGTTGCCGAGCACGAACTCCACCGCGCGGTACTGGTACGACTGGAAGCCGGACGAGTTGCCGAGGAAGCCGCGGAACTGCGCGTACTCGGTCGGCGTGAGGGTCGCGAGCACCGACCACTGCTCCGTGAGCGTCTTCTGGATGTGCTTGACCCGGGCGATGCGTTTGAGCGCCTGCGGCAACTCGTCGGCGCGCAGCAGATCGCGGGCGGACTCCAGCTCGTGCA is a window from the Leifsonia shinshuensis genome containing:
- a CDS encoding kynureninase — encoded protein: MTDIPDDLFAYDPLDDEAAAADADTLAGDALGAARDLDAADPLAHFRERFVGVAPADGAPDLGTASPVAAYFDGNSLGRPTLASVERIHRFLVDGWGGRLIRGWDEEWMELPFRIGDALGATALGSAAGQTFIGDSTTVLLYKLARAAVDSLPERSEIVLDTDNFPTDRYVLDGIARERGLSLVWIEADTEAGVTPEQVAAAVGPRTALVVLSHVAYRSGFLADARTITRIVHDAGALVLWDLCHSAGSVPVELDAWDVDLAVGCTYKYLNGGPGSPAFGYVNERLQRRLVQPIQGWMGVRDVFLMGPEYQPADGVRRFISGTPPIVGMLALQDTVAMIAECGIDAVRAKSVALTTFAVRLADTWLTPLGVTLASPRDPAQRGGHVTLNHPAMREVTARLWERDVIPDYRDPDGLRIGLSPLSTSFEEVAVGMAAVRDVLGQLITE
- the kynA gene encoding tryptophan 2,3-dioxygenase; the protein is MTSNQNTREFDPDIVTDFRERMSYGSYLDLGTLLSAQKPVSVPEHHDELLFIIQHQTTELWLKLVLHELESARDLLRADELPQALKRIARVKHIQKTLTEQWSVLATLTPTEYAQFRGFLGNSSGFQSYQYRAVEFVLGNKNRRMLSVFRDDPGALALLTELLEAPSVYDEFLRYLARAGHAVPQSLLDRDVTQAHVFTPELVPVFRDIYEHAAEHWSEYEACEEFVDLEDNFQLWRFRHLKTVQRTIGMKTGTGGSTGVSFLQKALDLTFFPELFAVRTEIGAPE
- a CDS encoding amidohydrolase family protein — translated: MSDPLAPNRTIQVDAVWTGDGFDGPTLFTVDGDQLTLADAVPNPVTDAPAPADSTGPLLPASPRLPNSPLRPTSPLLGGTLIPSLIDHHTHLGLTDPGALFAGGITHAVDLGWIPEVATSWRADLPGRPAVAIAGALITAPGGYPVASGWAPEGAAAEVGGPREARQAVRKQVMLGASRIKVALNSDAGETVDNSTLAAIVEESHAAGLPVVAHVQGPGQTARAVKAGVDQLAHTPFTERLDDVLIAESAQRGMTWISTLDIHGWGVPTGQYRTAVDNLRRFVAAGGRVLYGTDLGNGDLPVGVNARELAALQEAGLTGAALVRTIAGRAAEPLGETATATDENRLGPRVAWIPTPPPADDRDLPAWLATVRGVRVPDLANITTTSTASRPPGQDTP